The following DNA comes from Capricornis sumatraensis isolate serow.1 chromosome 13, serow.2, whole genome shotgun sequence.
TGTTGGGAGTCCCGTCCCCGCCACTGAGAGACTGTTTCAGAACTCTCTGGCTGGGTTGTCTCAGCTGGTGCAGCCCCAGGGTCCGTGGGGTCATGTTCAGGGGTCTGAGCCCTATGAATGCAAACACCACGTCACCACATGCCAGGCCGGGTCCCCCGCCTGGAGCTCCCATCACCCAGGTCCAAAGCGGGAAGCGGGGCAGACAGTGACCAACGAGGTCACTGTGAACGTGGGGAGCTGGGatgggccaggccctgggctcGGGCACTGCCAGCCCACCTGCATCATTGTGTGACCCCTGGACACCACTAGTGCCCCTCGGGGTCACCCAGTCTCCTCCAGCGTCTCTGCTTTCTCCTTTACCCAGAAACCTAGTTTCCCTAAGAGCACCTTCTCAGCAAGTCCCTGGGATAAGGCTTCCGTCCTGGAGACTAGATCACCACATCCCAGCCCTGGGTAACACATCAGTGAGCCTCAGGTGACTCTCTAACCCTCAGGAGCATCGTGACTAGGAGGGTGCTGGCCCCTCTACCCATGAAGTGACAGTGATGAGTCCATGTTGGGAGGTGTCCGGACAGACTTCCCAGGATGCTGCCCCGTGGATGTGGGACATAGCgtctggggggtggggcagggtggtctcccctccctcccccaccccagcaccgTGGAGCCTGGATCTGCTGGGCACTGGCCACGATTCAGTTGCTGCCGTTCACACCTGAGTGCTTGGGCCACATCATGGGTCCCCCTTCTGTCTATAAAATTGACCAGAGAGCGTCATCCAAATCGATGGTGAATGTAAGTGCTCTGAAAAGAAGGCTAGTCTTGTTATCGATGGGGCTTCCCccgtggcacagtggtaaagagtctgcctgccaatgcaggggacacaggagatgctggttcaatccctgggtccggaaggtcccctggaggaggaaatggcaacccactccagtattgttgcctgggaaatcccatggacagaggaacctgggaggctacagtccacatggttgcaaagaggcagactgactgagcatgcgcacacacactcgTTATAACACAGTGAAAAGGGCAGAGAGCCGGGACCAGGGCAGAGACTAAACCCAGAGGCTCCGCAGAGACCGCAGCCTGCTGTGGGGGAGGAGTGGGCTGCGGGACTCCCAGGGATGAGGGCACGGGAGAGGCCCCTCGCTGTGAACGATGTGGCCTTGCAAACCAGGCTCTCCCAGTAAAAGGGAAGCCAGTTTTCCCAACGTATTTGCGACTGTGTGTTGGACGTTTTCTGTTTATCCTTTGCTTAAGGAAACAGGCAAAATCTTCCTTGCGTCCAAATGAATcgcaatgcaaaataaaaaaacatttatgCCTCACACATGCAAATATCAGCTGTTCTGTTTGGCAAACTAGATATTGACCTCGGAAAGGAAATGTTTCTGAAATAACACAGAGAAAACCTCACTTGGTGCCTATTCCAACCAGCACTGTTGGCAGTGGGTGGGAAAGCTGTTACTTCGATTCTGCCTGTCCCTGGTTTGACTGATTGCCCTTTTAAGATCTGTAGGATTGCAGTTAAATTCCCCCTTATTCCTGATCTTGGcagtttgtgggttttttctgtctttctttcttcatgaTCAGTCACAACAGGTACTGCTGATTTTAACTAATCTTCGAGTACTAAGTTgtgcagtcatgtccagctctttgtgaccccctggactgtagcccgtcaagctcctctgtccctgggattctccaggcaagaatcctgaggtgggttgccatttccttctccaggggatcttcccaacccagggctcgaaccagcatctcttacgtctcctacactggcggGTAGACTCTTTTAGCTccagggtcacctgggaagcccaactgatCTTCAAAAAGAAGCAACTTAAGACTTTGTGAGTTTTCTGTATTGTTAGTGTCTTATTTCGTTGATTTCTAgcgtagggcttccctgatagctcagttggtaaagaatccacctgcaacgcaggagaccccagtttgattccctgggttcagaagatccactggagaagggataagctacccactccagtattccggcctagagcgttccatggactatacagtccatggggttgcaaagagtcagacatgacaaagagactttcactcactcgCTCAGTGTGATCTTTATCCATAAAAGGTTTTAAATCTGTACTCCATGGAAAAGTCGGTTCCATGGAAAACCCACTGAGGGAGGCACCTGGAAGTGGCCCCTTGTGAGGGCCCTCCCCAGGCGATCACCCGTGCACCCCTCCGTGCTCACTAGATCCTTCCTGTGAAGGTTCAGAACTTGAACCCGGGGGCCTGGTGATGAGGGCAGCTCAGCAACTGGGTGCTGGGGTGAGAGGCCCTCCCCTTAGGACTCACTGTCTACACCTACAAATAGAGGAAGGTTGGTGTGCCCCTGCAGGCAGCACTACATCCCGAGTGGGTCCCCTACATGCATAGACACCCTTGGGGGCCCCTTCCAGACTTCCAGAGACGCCCAGGCCCCAGCTCTGATACTCCTGTGGGCTTCCTCCAGGCAGGAACGACTGTGGGCACTTCAGGCatcttttgcatcaggtggccaaagtactggagtttcagcttcagcatcagttcttccagttaatattcaggatctcctttaggatggactggttggatctccttgcagtccaagggactctcaagagtctcctccaacaccacaggtcagaagctcaatccttcggtgctcagctttctttacagtccaactctcacatccatacatgactacaggaaaaactgtagctttgacatTTGCcgacatttgttggcaaactgatgtctctgctttttagtacgctgtctaggtttgacatagctttccttccaaagagaagggtttttaatttcatggcttcagtcaccatccacggtgattctggagcccaggaaagcaaaatctgtcactgtttccactctttccccttctatttgccaggaaattatggaacaagatgccatgatcatttgtttttttaatgctgaatttaAAACCAGCGTTTTCATTCTCCCCTTTCACCCTCATAAAGAGGctccagttcctcttcactttctaccactagagtggtatcatctgcatatctgaagttgctgatatttctcctggcaatctggattcaaGGGTACAAGTTACAGTTTCAGAGTCAGTGTAATCTGACCAGACCCCACAGATCGCTACCATCCCTGGAACTGTGCCATTTGCTGGGAAACTACAAAACTGAAGTTTCTGATTTCTGGCATCTGCTTTTTCCAGGAAGAGAATAGATGGACATAAAACCTCTCTTAAAGTGCCAGGGAATCTCCTAGATATGTGGCATTTAGTCACACATGCCCTGCCCTTCGATAGAGACCTTCCATGTCCGCTCACTATAGCACAGACGCCCGGCCTACAGAGTGTGTGCTCCCAGCCCAGCTACAGGCAGGGCAGTGATGGGAGGATTAGGCCCGAACATCGCCAGTTACTCAGAGAATGCGGGGTTCCACCTTCTTCCTTCCATGAACATCGTTTATCATCTTTTCTCCATGGACCCAAAGATTTCAAAGACAGACCTCATGCTCTGAGTAATCTATAGCTCTCACCATCATTCAAACTGACTCTTCTGATTGGAATGACACACCAGACTGAAATAACtttcagcaaaagaaaaacattgtaGTGAGCGTAGATGGAACTCTTAATCTGGAGTCATGAGCTCCCTAAAACATACGCAGATTTTGTTGTTAGCAGGCATATTCTTAGGAGTATTTCTGGAATTAGCTCTCGTGGGGGTTGGGACCCCACAAGAGGTTAGGTACTGCTGGTAAGTAGCCttgtcaaagtcactcagtcgtgtccaactctttgtgaccccatggattgtagcccgccagcctcctccgtccatgggattctccagacaagaatactgaagtgggtggttcccactccaggggatcttcccaacccaaggacaacccaggtctcccacatggcaggcggattcttaccatctgaaccaccagggaaagccaaaTAGTTTTATTATGACATTATTTAACTTAGCAATAGAATTCTTAAAATCCTGGTCGTTGCTGGCAGCAATTAagagctagtggtaaaaaatctgccttctaaCACAAGAGACATAAGACTctgccctgggtctggaagatcccctggaggaagaaatggcaacccactccagtattcctgtctgggaaatcccatagatagaggagcctggcgggctacagttcacggggttgcaaagagtcagactcgactctTTAGCAGGCAGGCACGACCCTTTGCTAACCCCTGGAAATCCCAAAGCCTCAGGCAGGGCAGTACCAGGGAGAGGCCATCTCAGAAGAACTCTATTTTggatggcgtgtgggatcttagttccctgaccagggactgaacacatctgtgccctgggcagtgaaagcactcagtcctaaccactgggccatcaggaatCCTCTCGGAATACCTTGGTGAGCTCTTCTCTTCCTGGCCAGTGTGTAATATCCCCCTAAAAAGAAATACAGGCACCAAGCTTCTCTTTTACTTAAACATGAAGAAACTGCAGTGCAGTGACTTGGAAAACATCAGTTACAACATGAACGCACATCACGTGTCACGTGATGAacacttttttttgtcttttattgaggGTTGTCAACCAGAGCAACACGAACGTTTGACccatctgcttttaaaatgaagaacaagGCACACAACTCCAGCCGACTTCGCCAAGGAGAAAAAGTTCGTGGTGTCCGTGGCCAGTTATGGGCGAGAAGGGGCTGGGGGTCCagcagagtggggaggggaggagagggagacaaaGGACGAGACGCGGACACAGACAACACGCGTGCCAGGGccaggacagacacacagacgcAGGACACTCTGCAAACATCAACTCCTTTAGGAAAGTCTTTACAAGGCCCTTACTGTCATGACGGCCATGAACCGGGGCCTGTTAATCACTGGTGTTTGTGCCGAGTGCACATAAGGCCAAGGGCACTGCCCTCCTTGACCTCACAGTTGACATCCAGAGCAGCATTCCTCCCCCAGGACTGAGCTCGGCAGACTCCACGGGGGTGCCCGCAGCATTCACAGAGACACGTGTCTTAAAGTCACCTCCACACGATTGCTGCCTTTGCCATTCTGGTATTAAGacacacatttaaaataaaacacagtccAGCTCTGGGCATTCATACAGAAGGCAAGCTATTCATCAGGTGGAGGTCCTCGGTCCTGCATCTCGTCTGGCGGCTGATCCAGCTCCCACTTAGATGCTTCGTGTCTACCTAGAGGCGTGCCTAGCACGGGAGAGATGAGAGCAGAGACCTCCGCAGGAAAAATACaaaactggtttttaaaaatgtaaggctTCAATGTACAATGCAAGCAAGACTTGACACTTTAAAGTCTAATGAGATAAACATTACACTAGTTACgtgttataaaataagtcaaaaGTTGAGGTAATACATTACACTCTCATATAACCAGCTTTATCTGAGTATAACCTTCTCCCCCCTTCTCAGCCTTGGTGTTAAATATACTCAGATGCACAGAAGGAATACCTAGAAATCAGCCTGGAGTTAGTGGAGCAGAGTATGACCTCTGAAAGGCAGGGGAGTCTTACCCTgtattcaaataataaataaaaacttccCTTTTCCAAACCACTGTATAAACGGTACAAAGCCACCACGTCACTGATTCTCACACAGGGACTAAAAGCACTGAAAACACCCATCTGCCCTGCACTCCCACGGTCCCTAGAGAAACGGGTTTCTGGCCCGCATGTGGCGCCCCGAATGTGGTCCAGCTCTCTGCAcgtcccctcccccttccctctgtaGCACAGACAGGTGTGAGCAGCACTAAGATAGAGAGGGTGCCTTCTCCAGAAGCGGGCCTCGCAGAGTGCCGCCGCACCCCGGACGCCGAAGCGTCCCTGCAACTGTGCTcgcccgtgtgtgtgtgagtgtgagcgtgtgtgagtgtgagtgtgagtgtgagtgtagAGAGCACGGTGGGCAAGAACTGTATGTGAGCCGGCGTGAGCATGTGTGCATGAACGAGCATGAGTGTGAGTATGGATAAGTGTGCATGAGAGCACAAGTGTGTGAGCGTGAAAGCTGAGTGTGTGGAAGCAAACGTGCATGTGTGCAGGCACATATGCATGTCAGCGTGCATGAGAGCACAAGTGTGTGAGTGTGAAAGCTGAGTGTGTGAAGGTAAGCATGTGTCAGTGTGCAGgcatgtacctgtgtgtgtgggACTGTGCACGTGGGCTCCCGGCCCCAGGAGTCTGCGTGGCCACCGAAGAGCACGGTGCCCATCACAGCGCCCACTGGCCGGGCAGACTCTCCTGGTGGCCAGCACCCTCCCCCCTGCCGACCAGAAGTTCGGTTCACCTGCGTCGCGGGTTTTCCAGGCCCCAGGACATGGTTCCCACCCAAGAGAGGCAAAACCGTCCACGCAGCACTGCGCCCAGCTCCACACCTGGCCGCCCCCCTTCTGGCCCCCGCACCTGGGGGTCACCGGGCCCCCTGCACCTGCAAAGCCACACCCACCGACGGGACTTCCTccgctgggggtgggggacccaGGGGACCCTTAGGGGTGGGGGCTGAGAGGCATGGGTACCGCGACTCACCCCCCACCCACGAGTGCCGAGGACACCCGTGGGCGCGGAAGAAGCCAACAGGTGCAGAGGGCAGACCCGCAGGGCGAGGCCCGGCCGGCGGCAGGGCAGGGTCGCGGCCCTCTCACCCTTCCTCTGCAGGTGGTGGGCCGCGGGGCCGGCTCTCGGAGCCCGGGAGGGACGCAGGCGGGGTGGCGCCCGTTTCCCCCTTCCCTGCAGGTGGTGGCCCGCGGGGAGCCCGGGAGGGGCGGCGGCCGTCTCCCGGTCCTCTGCAGGGGGTGGGCCGCGGGGCCGGCTCTCGGGAGCCCGGGAGGGCCGCGGGCGCGGTCACAGCGAGCTCAGGTGCGGCAGCGCGTCCAGGGGCCCCGCCCGGTCGCGCGCGGCGGCCGCCGACTCCACGCCGCGCAGCCACTCGGTGCACTTGCGCACCAGGCCCTCGTCGGCGGTCGCGGCCTCCTCCTCGTACTCCACGTCGTCGTATTTGTGCCGCTCGTTGAGCAGCGACACCTTGAGCAGCGAGCGCAGGTCGGCGGGCcgcgggccgggggcgggcggCGGCAGCGGGGCCAGACGGCCGAGGCCCGCGGCCCGGGGGCAGGCGGCGGGCGGGCGCCCGGCGTCGGCTGGGGGCGCCCGCCGGGGCCGAGCCAGCAGCTGCCGCTCCAGGTGGCGCCGCTGGATGACCAGCACGGCCTCGGGCGTGAGGCTCAGCGAGAAGCGCAGGGCGGCGTCGGGCCCGGCGCCCGAGGCGGCGGTCCGCGCCCCCGAGGCCGCGGTCCCCGCGGGGCTGTCGCCGGAACCGGCCGGCCGGGACGCGCACGGGGCCGGGGCGCGCGGGGATGCCGGGCCGGGGGCGCGGCGGGCCGGCGGCCGCTTCAGGGTGGCGGAGGGCCAGGAGCTGGACAGCGGCCCCGGGGGCCGCTCGGGAGGCCGCCTCTTCTTCTCGGCGGCCGCGGCGGGCGGCGAGGGTCCGGGCGGGGCGCAGGCGGGCGCCGCCGCCTTGCGCGGGGCGCCGGGCTTCCGGGGCGGCGGGCGCGCGGCGGGGACCCccggggccggggcgggcggcggcggcggcgcgggcgggAACGGCATGGTGGTCAGCGTCCTGGAAGGAGAGGGGCGGCTACCGTGTGGGCGCGCCGAGCCGGGCGCCCTCCCCGGGGGGCCGCGGTCCGCCCCCCGCCCGCCCTCCGCACCCACCTGGGCTGGGCCGCGGCATCTCCGGCGCACACACGCCCCCCGCGTCCACACCCGGGGCCTTGCGTCCGGGCACCCCGCTGCCTTCCTCCGTCCTGCCTTCCTTCCGGGGCCAGGGGCTCTGCCGGCTCTCCTCCGGGGACAGCGGCGGCCGGTCCACGCGGAGCCTGGCGCGCCCGCGGGAGGAGGAGCCGCTGCGCCCGCACGCCGGCGCCGCGACTGGGCGGCCGAGGCTCCCCGGGCGGCCTTCCACCGCGGGGGCTAATCCATCAGAGGCGGGGAAGACCGGGCGTGTCCTCCGCCCGAGGCGGGGTCCTCGCACGTGGGCCAGAAAGTCGTGTGCCACCTCTCGGCGCTTCTAAGATGGTGCGCAGGCCGGCGGCGGGGGGACCGCGGGCCCCGCGCGCGGCCCCGCATCCCGGTGTCGCGGGAGGAAGCTGGCCGGAGTTCAGAGGCGGGCACAGACATTTCAGGGCAtccttctggttttgtttttggatCATGTTGAAAgacaatcatttttaaattaaaaacctcGTATTCCTTGGcgaggcaaaaaaaagaaaaaaggccaaTTTCGGTTAAATCGTGATATAGGACCTTCAGTTCATTACAGGAGACTCCTGTGAGCACACGGAAAGCATTTACTGCTGTAACAGTCGTTCAAAGGAATGCAACAGCTTCACTGTCAACTTAGTCTAGTGGTAGAGACCTGAAAACATTCCTTCAGTTTTCAAATGTGTGTTAGATAAATGAATGATTCACTGCATAATTACAGAGCAGTGCGTCCTAAAGTCAAAATTTCAAATGAGGAGTCCCTGCATTACTTACGGAGAATCATCCATTGTTTAGAGCTCGTccacccgccccccgccccccacccatgGGATATGCTTTTCTGGGCCAgggaaagcgttagtcactcaattacgtccaagtctttgcaaccccatggactgtagcttgccagactcctctgtccatgggattctccgggcataTTACTGGATatggtatactggagtgggttaccatctgtTTCTCCAGGGAATGGAGGAAATTCTCAGGAATTCTCCAGTAActcccaggaattctccagggaattcttttcttcctgacccaaggatcaaacctgggtcttctacacTGCAGGTGCCTTCTTTACCATCCGAATCCCCAGGGAATCCCTTTCTGGGCTACCCAGGAACACAGCTAGGTTGTGTGGGTTATGGCCCAGGTTAGCGGGGAGTCCTCAGACATGGCCGGTGCCCCCTGCGCAGGGCTCTGGCCCGATCTCCAGGCTCTCCTGCTTCCCACCAGCACCTCGCTGCTGTCCGGGCCCCTTCCCACGTGCTCCCCTCAGGGCACGCAAAAAGGAACATGATTGATGGCTGGAAACCTTCTCTTGATGGTCTGGGATGGAGGGGTCGGATTAGGCCCTGTCATCTCCACCATCACCCTCAAGCCACCCCGAGTGTCTATTTTCTCCATAAAATACACAGTCCCCATTTCCAGACAGGGCTCCTGCTGTCCTTTCCCCTGGACCTTCTCCTTGTCCCTGCCAGTGTCTCAAGGCATCGTGTCTCCTCCCAAGGCTCAGGGGAAACACTGGAGACAGTTCAGGTCGTAAAACACCTGCGGTGCCGCCGAAATCACCCCGGCATTTTACCCCGCTGTTCCTCGGTGGGTGTGGACTAGCTGTGGAAGCCGAGGCGGCAGGAACACTCCTGCCAGGAGCGTGGAGGGCAGCAGAGGCGGTGAAGCCGGTGcaggtgggcggggtgggggtcaggaggcgggaggaggaggaggggctagGGGACCACGGCTATGGGCGCAGCCCCCGGGGGCAGCTGGATGCCCAGAGAGGGATTCCAGGAGGGACCTCAGCACTTCAGGAGCTGTGCCGGTGTCAGCGACTGGCTTTCCCTGCTTCCTGTTTCCTAATTCTTGAAGTCACTCGGTCCTGTTTGACTCTGCGGCCCATggctgtagctctccaggctacTCCGTcggtgggactctccaggcaagaatactggagtgggttgccatttccttctccaggacatcttcccgacccagggattgaacccaggcctcccgcactgcaggcagatgctttacc
Coding sequences within:
- the PRR18 gene encoding proline-rich protein 18, which gives rise to MPFPPAPPPPPAPAPGVPAARPPPRKPGAPRKAAAPACAPPGPSPPAAAAEKKRRPPERPPGPLSSSWPSATLKRPPARRAPGPASPRAPAPCASRPAGSGDSPAGTAASGARTAASGAGPDAALRFSLSLTPEAVLVIQRRHLERQLLARPRRAPPADAGRPPAACPRAAGLGRLAPLPPPAPGPRPADLRSLLKVSLLNERHKYDDVEYEEEAATADEGLVRKCTEWLRGVESAAAARDRAGPLDALPHLSSL